From the genome of Deltaproteobacteria bacterium, one region includes:
- the tuf gene encoding elongation factor Tu (EF-Tu; promotes GTP-dependent binding of aminoacyl-tRNA to the A-site of ribosomes during protein biosynthesis; when the tRNA anticodon matches the mRNA codon, GTP hydrolysis results; the inactive EF-Tu-GDP leaves the ribosome and release of GDP is promoted by elongation factor Ts; many prokaryotes have two copies of the gene encoding EF-Tu), giving the protein MAKEKFVRDKPHVNVGTIGHIDHGKTTLTAAITKTLALKKWASFVAFDQIDKAPEERERG; this is encoded by the coding sequence TTCGTACGAGACAAGCCGCATGTGAACGTGGGGACGATTGGGCACATCGACCACGGGAAGACGACGCTGACGGCGGCCATCACGAAGACGCTGGCGCTGAAGAAGTGGGCCTCGTTCGTGGCGTTCGATCAGATCGACAAGGCGCCGGAAGAGCGGGAGCGTGGGA